Proteins from one Niallia circulans genomic window:
- the ychF gene encoding redox-regulated ATPase YchF, whose product MALTAGIVGLPNVGKSTLFNAITQAGAESANYPFCTIDPNVGIVEVPDPRLNKLTELVQPKKTVPTTFEFTDIAGIVKGASKGEGLGNKFLSHIREVDAICQVVRCFADDNITHVSGKVDPISDIETINLELILADLESVEKRIGRVGKMAKQKDKEALAELEVLEILKAAFEEEKPARAVEFTDEQAKIAKNLHLLTIKPVLYVANVGEDEIGDTENNEYVQRVREFAANENAEVIVICAKIEEEIAELEGEEKTMFLEELGIEESGLDQLIRAAYHLLGLATYFTAGVQEVRAWTFVQGMKAPQCAGIIHSDFERGFIRAETVSYDDLIVSGNMVAAKEAGKVRLEGKEYIVKDGDIIHFRFNV is encoded by the coding sequence ATGGCGTTAACTGCTGGAATAGTAGGATTGCCGAACGTAGGTAAATCTACATTATTTAATGCAATAACACAGGCTGGTGCAGAATCAGCGAACTATCCATTCTGTACAATTGATCCAAATGTGGGAATTGTAGAAGTACCAGATCCAAGATTAAATAAATTGACTGAGCTTGTTCAGCCAAAAAAGACAGTACCAACAACTTTCGAATTCACAGATATTGCTGGAATCGTAAAGGGTGCAAGTAAAGGGGAAGGTTTAGGTAATAAGTTCCTTTCTCATATCCGTGAAGTGGATGCTATTTGTCAGGTTGTCCGCTGCTTTGCTGATGATAATATTACCCACGTTTCTGGAAAAGTAGATCCAATCTCTGATATCGAAACAATCAATCTAGAATTGATTCTTGCAGATTTAGAATCTGTTGAAAAAAGAATTGGCCGCGTAGGAAAAATGGCTAAACAAAAAGATAAAGAAGCATTGGCTGAGTTAGAAGTGCTTGAGATACTAAAAGCTGCTTTTGAAGAAGAAAAACCAGCTAGAGCTGTTGAATTCACTGATGAGCAAGCTAAAATTGCGAAAAACCTTCACTTATTGACAATTAAGCCAGTATTATATGTGGCAAACGTTGGCGAAGATGAAATCGGCGATACAGAAAACAATGAGTATGTACAGCGAGTTAGAGAATTTGCTGCTAATGAAAATGCTGAGGTTATTGTTATTTGTGCGAAGATTGAAGAAGAAATTGCTGAGCTTGAAGGGGAAGAAAAGACGATGTTCCTTGAAGAGCTTGGAATTGAAGAGTCAGGTCTTGACCAGTTGATTAGAGCAGCATATCATTTGCTTGGCTTGGCAACATATTTCACTGCTGGGGTTCAAGAGGTTCGTGCTTGGACATTTGTCCAAGGAATGAAAGCACCTCAGTGTGCTGGCATTATCCATTCCGACTTCGAAAGAGGTTTCATAAGAGCAGAGACTGTTTCATATGATGACCTTATTGTGAGTGGTAATATGGTTGCTGCAAAAGAAGCAGGTAAAGTTCGTCTTGAAGGAAAAGAGTATATCGTTAAAGACGGAGATATCATTCACTTCCGCTTTAATGTTTAA
- a CDS encoding glycosyltransferase family 4 protein, which yields MKIAIFTDTYFPQVNGVANSLKRLTDHLEKRQIQYQIFAPEVEDAPVYPNINQFFSIPVFLYPECRTALANPKKIKAKVQEFNPDIIHIATPYMMGLYGLFCAKRLHIPVVSSYHTHFDQYLEYYKASWLLPVFHKYLKWFHESTLRTFAPSNETKSKLTELGFHSLSIWGRGIDCTQFRPIATSHAVRQKYNIQEEFILLYVGRFAPEKDLSTLSTIIDSVPANWNKKIHWLLAGDGPSLPEWKRKAANWNNVTLSGYLKGEELSEAYASADLFVFPSTTETFGNVVLESLASGTPAIVSNSGGVKELVEDGITGRICTAKSADEFTKAIIELLANHEKRSLYGIAARKYALSQSWESILDNLIGEYEDVLIKSRGEQRIYA from the coding sequence GTGAAAATTGCAATTTTTACAGATACCTATTTTCCGCAAGTCAATGGCGTTGCTAACTCTTTAAAAAGGCTAACAGATCATTTAGAAAAAAGGCAAATTCAATATCAAATTTTTGCACCTGAAGTGGAAGATGCTCCGGTTTATCCAAACATTAACCAGTTTTTTAGTATTCCAGTCTTTTTGTATCCTGAATGCAGAACTGCTTTAGCTAACCCTAAAAAAATTAAAGCTAAGGTTCAAGAATTTAATCCAGACATTATACATATTGCTACACCATACATGATGGGTCTGTATGGACTGTTTTGTGCCAAAAGACTTCATATCCCAGTTGTTTCCTCCTATCACACTCATTTTGACCAGTATTTAGAGTACTACAAAGCCTCTTGGCTACTGCCTGTTTTTCATAAATACTTAAAATGGTTTCATGAGTCCACATTAAGAACCTTTGCACCTTCAAATGAAACAAAATCAAAACTAACCGAACTTGGCTTTCACTCCTTATCCATATGGGGAAGGGGGATTGACTGCACTCAATTCCGCCCTATTGCTACAAGTCATGCTGTCAGACAAAAATACAATATACAGGAGGAGTTTATTCTTTTGTATGTTGGAAGGTTTGCTCCAGAAAAAGACCTGTCCACACTTTCAACTATAATCGACTCTGTTCCTGCCAACTGGAATAAAAAAATACATTGGCTGCTTGCAGGAGACGGTCCTAGTTTGCCTGAGTGGAAACGGAAAGCAGCTAATTGGAATAATGTTACTCTATCGGGTTATTTAAAAGGAGAAGAGCTGTCAGAAGCTTATGCAAGTGCTGATTTATTTGTTTTCCCTTCTACTACAGAAACATTCGGCAATGTTGTACTAGAATCATTGGCATCAGGAACTCCCGCAATTGTTTCTAATTCAGGTGGGGTGAAAGAATTAGTGGAGGATGGTATAACAGGACGAATTTGTACAGCAAAAAGTGCGGACGAATTTACAAAGGCGATTATCGAGTTGCTTGCAAATCATGAAAAAAGAAGTTTATATGGCATAGCAGCTAGAAAATATGCATTAAGTCAGTCATGGGAAAGTATTCTTGATAACTTAATTGGAGAATATGAAGATGTGCTAATAAAAAGCAGAGGAGAACAAAGAATTTATGCATAA
- the rpsF gene encoding 30S ribosomal protein S6 — MKKYEIMYIIRPNIEDEAKKALVERFNGILADNGAEVAESKEWGKRRLAYEINDFRDGYYQLVKVNAAPVAVEEFSRLAKINEDIIRHIVIKEEAK; from the coding sequence ATGAAAAAGTACGAAATTATGTACATCATCCGTCCAAATATTGAAGATGAAGCTAAAAAAGCTCTAGTTGAGCGTTTTAACGGTATTCTTGCTGATAATGGAGCGGAAGTTGCTGAATCAAAAGAGTGGGGCAAACGTCGTCTTGCATACGAAATCAATGATTTCCGTGATGGCTACTACCAACTTGTGAAAGTTAACGCTGCACCAGTAGCAGTTGAGGAGTTCTCTCGTTTAGCTAAAATTAACGAAGATATCATCCGTCACATTGTTATTAAAGAAGAAGCTAAATAA
- the ssb gene encoding single-stranded DNA-binding protein, with protein sequence MMNRVVLVGRLTKDPELRYTPSGAAVATFTLAVNRTFTNQQGEREADFINCVIWRKPAENVANFLKKGSLAGVDGRLQTRSYEGQDGKRVYVTEVQAESVQFLEPRNSNSGNRNDNMNYSAPREQDNPFGGSNNYQNQRPQNKNNDYTRMDEDPFANSGQIDISDDDLPF encoded by the coding sequence ATGATGAACCGTGTTGTTCTTGTTGGCCGACTGACGAAGGATCCTGAACTGCGATACACACCGAGTGGAGCTGCTGTTGCAACTTTCACACTTGCGGTTAACCGTACTTTTACGAACCAACAAGGTGAAAGAGAAGCAGACTTTATCAACTGTGTAATTTGGAGAAAACCTGCAGAAAATGTGGCTAATTTCTTGAAGAAAGGAAGCTTAGCTGGCGTTGACGGCAGACTTCAAACACGCAGTTATGAGGGACAAGATGGAAAGCGTGTCTATGTTACAGAAGTGCAAGCAGAAAGTGTTCAATTTCTTGAACCTAGAAACAGCAATTCTGGAAATAGAAATGACAACATGAATTATAGTGCACCAAGGGAACAAGATAATCCTTTCGGAGGCTCTAATAATTATCAGAATCAGCGACCTCAAAATAAAAATAATGATTATACAAGAATGGATGAGGATCCATTTGCTAATAGCGGTCAAATCGACATTTCAGATGATGACTTGCCATTCTGA
- the rpsR gene encoding 30S ribosomal protein S18 — protein MGGRRGGRAKRRKVCYFTANGITQIDYKDVDLLKKFISERGKILPRRVTGTSAKYQRKLTIAIKRSRTMALLPYVTGE, from the coding sequence ATGGGCGGACGCAGAGGCGGACGTGCTAAACGCCGTAAAGTATGTTACTTTACAGCTAACGGCATTACGCAAATCGATTATAAAGATGTAGATCTTCTTAAAAAATTCATCTCTGAGCGTGGTAAAATCTTACCTCGTCGTGTAACTGGTACAAGTGCAAAATATCAACGTAAGTTGACTATTGCAATCAAACGTTCACGTACTATGGCTTTACTTCCATACGTAACTGGTGAATAA
- a CDS encoding DHH family phosphoesterase yields MPAFLEKGSIRYPLICLIGITLILLGIISFYNWLFAILGLLLSVIPFYFIIQMNVRQRKETEEYITTLSYRVKKVGEEALMEMPIGIMLINDEYYIEWTNPYLAYSFTEDSLVGRSLYDVSPSVIPLIKQEVETEIITLHNRKFRVIHKKEERLLYFFDVTEQTEIEKLYEDERTAIAIIFLDNYDDLTQGMDDQTRSSLNNSVTSILNKWATDNGVLLKRISSERFFAVFNENILQHLEKDKFTILDEVRELTSKQNVQLTLSIGVGSGVSSLPELGTIAQSSLDLALGRGGDQVAIKQPNGKVKFYGGKTNPVEKRTRVRARVISHALKELITASDKVFIMGHKHPDMDAIGAAIGINKIAQMNKKEAYIILNPNEIDLGVRRLLEEIKKHETLYDRFITPEQALEMETDESLLIVVDTHKPSLVIEERLIHKIEDVVVIDHHRRAEEFIENPLLVYMEPYASSTAELVTELLEYQPKTAKIEMLEATALLAGIIVDTKSFTLRTGARTFDAASYLRGQGADTVLVQKFLKEDISNYVKKAKIIQNVIFYKPGIAIAKAQRNENSDNVLIAQTADTLLTMDGIYASFVISPRADGQIGISARSLGDINVQIIMESLRGGGHLTNAATQLSDMTIEEAEARLKLAIDEYFEGRKKE; encoded by the coding sequence TTGCCTGCTTTTTTGGAAAAGGGATCAATTCGCTATCCATTAATTTGTCTGATTGGCATAACTCTGATCCTCCTTGGTATCATCTCCTTTTATAATTGGCTATTTGCCATTTTAGGGTTACTTCTTTCTGTTATTCCTTTCTATTTCATCATTCAGATGAATGTGCGGCAAAGAAAGGAAACGGAAGAATATATTACTACCCTTTCTTACCGTGTGAAAAAGGTTGGAGAAGAGGCATTAATGGAAATGCCGATAGGGATTATGCTCATTAATGATGAATACTATATTGAGTGGACAAATCCATATTTAGCGTACAGCTTTACAGAGGATAGCTTAGTCGGAAGGTCTTTGTATGATGTGTCTCCATCAGTTATTCCCCTTATAAAACAAGAGGTGGAAACGGAAATTATCACACTTCATAATCGTAAATTTAGAGTTATCCATAAAAAAGAAGAGCGTCTCCTTTACTTTTTTGATGTAACAGAACAGACAGAAATAGAGAAGCTTTACGAGGATGAAAGAACAGCAATTGCCATCATCTTTTTAGATAATTATGATGATCTTACACAAGGTATGGATGACCAAACGCGTAGCAGCTTAAATAATAGTGTTACCTCCATCCTAAATAAATGGGCAACAGATAACGGTGTATTGTTAAAACGGATATCCTCAGAACGTTTCTTTGCAGTATTTAATGAAAATATCCTTCAACATCTTGAAAAGGATAAATTCACGATTTTGGATGAGGTAAGAGAGCTAACTTCGAAGCAGAATGTTCAGCTGACATTAAGTATTGGAGTCGGTTCAGGTGTTTCCTCTCTTCCAGAGCTAGGAACTATCGCCCAATCAAGCCTTGATTTAGCATTAGGCCGCGGCGGAGATCAAGTGGCTATTAAACAGCCAAATGGAAAAGTGAAATTTTATGGTGGTAAAACAAATCCTGTTGAAAAAAGAACAAGGGTGCGAGCGAGAGTTATATCACATGCTCTAAAGGAATTGATAACGGCAAGTGATAAAGTATTCATCATGGGCCATAAGCATCCTGATATGGATGCAATAGGGGCTGCAATCGGTATTAATAAGATTGCACAGATGAATAAGAAAGAAGCTTATATCATCCTTAATCCGAATGAGATTGATTTAGGTGTAAGAAGGCTTCTTGAGGAAATAAAAAAGCATGAGACATTATACGATAGATTTATTACACCAGAACAAGCGTTGGAAATGGAGACAGATGAGAGTTTATTAATTGTAGTAGATACTCATAAGCCTTCATTAGTCATTGAGGAAAGGCTTATCCATAAAATTGAGGATGTTGTGGTCATTGACCATCACAGACGTGCAGAAGAATTTATAGAAAATCCATTGCTTGTTTATATGGAGCCATATGCATCATCAACGGCAGAGCTTGTAACAGAGCTGTTGGAATACCAGCCGAAGACAGCTAAAATTGAAATGCTAGAAGCAACCGCGTTACTAGCTGGTATCATTGTTGATACTAAAAGCTTTACATTAAGAACGGGTGCTAGAACCTTTGATGCTGCCTCGTATTTGAGAGGGCAAGGCGCTGATACTGTGTTAGTACAGAAGTTCTTAAAAGAAGATATCAGCAATTATGTTAAGAAGGCCAAAATAATTCAAAATGTCATTTTCTATAAACCTGGTATCGCTATTGCTAAGGCACAAAGAAATGAAAATAGTGATAATGTTTTAATTGCCCAAACAGCAGACACCTTATTAACAATGGATGGTATTTATGCATCATTTGTTATTTCACCAAGAGCTGATGGACAGATAGGTATAAGTGCTAGGTCTTTAGGGGATATAAATGTACAGATTATTATGGAAAGTCTTCGAGGCGGCGGCCATTTAACAAATGCGGCGACACAGCTCTCCGATATGACAATAGAAGAAGCTGAGGCACGGCTTAAGCTGGCAATTGATGAATATTTTGAAGGGAGAAAAAAGGAATGA
- the rplI gene encoding 50S ribosomal protein L9 → MKVIFLKDVKGKGKKGEVKNVADGYAQNFLLKQGLAVEANAGAVSTLNAQKKKEEKVAAEELEEAKALKEKVEKLTVELTAKSGEGGRLFGSITSKQIADELKKKHQIKIDKRKIDLNDAIRSLGVTKVAVKLHQEVTATLNVHVKELS, encoded by the coding sequence ATGAAAGTAATATTTTTAAAAGACGTTAAAGGTAAAGGAAAAAAAGGGGAAGTTAAAAATGTAGCTGATGGTTATGCGCAAAACTTCCTATTAAAGCAAGGGCTAGCTGTTGAAGCAAATGCAGGTGCTGTTAGCACATTAAATGCACAAAAGAAAAAAGAAGAAAAAGTAGCAGCAGAAGAGCTTGAAGAAGCAAAAGCATTAAAGGAAAAAGTGGAAAAGCTTACAGTTGAGCTTACTGCTAAATCAGGTGAAGGCGGAAGATTGTTTGGTTCTATAACTAGCAAGCAAATTGCTGATGAGTTAAAGAAAAAACATCAAATTAAAATTGATAAACGTAAAATTGATTTGAACGATGCTATTCGTTCATTAGGTGTGACAAAGGTTGCTGTTAAGCTTCATCAAGAGGTTACAGCTACACTTAATGTTCATGTAAAAGAATTAAGCTAA
- the dnaB gene encoding replicative DNA helicase, which yields MSEMLHDRVPPQNIEAEQAVLGAIFLEPQSLTLASEILIPEDFYRGAHQRIYTAMLKLNDGGKAVDLITVTAELSAGNNLEDTGGVSYLSELAASVPTAANIEYYAKIVEEKSLLRRLIRTATDIAQDGYAREDEVEVLLSEAEKNILEVAQRKNAGAFHNIKDVLVRTYDNIELMHNRQGDITGIATGFAELDKMTAGFQRNDLIIVGARPSVGKTAFALNIAQNVATTTGENVAIFSLEMGAEQLVMRMLCAEGNIDAQRLRTGSLTDEDWGKLTMAMGSLSNAGIFIDDTPGVKITDIRSKCRRLKQEHGLGMILIDYLQLILGSGRSGENRQQEVSEISRSLKQLARELQVPVIALSQLSRGVEQRQDKRPMMSDIRESGSIEQDADIVAFLYRDDYYDKESESKNIIEIIIAKQRNGPTGTVQLAFVKEYNKFVNLERRFDDPSMPPGA from the coding sequence ATGAGTGAAATGCTCCATGATAGAGTTCCCCCGCAAAATATTGAAGCAGAACAAGCAGTGCTAGGGGCGATATTCTTAGAACCACAAAGCTTAACACTTGCTTCGGAAATTCTTATTCCTGAGGATTTTTATAGAGGTGCACACCAAAGAATCTATACAGCGATGCTGAAGTTGAACGATGGCGGAAAGGCTGTTGACCTTATAACTGTCACTGCAGAGCTATCTGCAGGCAATAATCTTGAGGATACTGGCGGTGTCAGCTACTTAAGTGAACTGGCAGCATCTGTTCCTACCGCAGCTAATATCGAGTATTACGCGAAAATAGTGGAAGAAAAATCCTTGCTGCGAAGACTTATACGGACAGCTACTGATATAGCACAGGATGGCTATGCTCGGGAAGACGAAGTAGAGGTGCTGTTGAGCGAGGCAGAAAAAAACATTCTTGAGGTTGCCCAGAGAAAAAACGCTGGGGCATTCCATAATATTAAGGATGTATTAGTACGAACATATGACAATATTGAGCTTATGCATAACCGCCAAGGTGATATAACTGGTATTGCTACAGGTTTCGCAGAGCTTGATAAAATGACAGCTGGTTTCCAACGAAATGATTTAATTATTGTAGGGGCGCGTCCGTCTGTTGGTAAGACGGCCTTTGCCTTGAATATTGCTCAAAACGTAGCTACAACTACTGGTGAAAATGTAGCGATATTTAGTCTTGAGATGGGTGCAGAACAGCTTGTTATGCGTATGCTATGTGCAGAGGGAAATATTGATGCACAGCGTCTTCGTACTGGGTCATTGACAGACGAGGATTGGGGCAAGCTGACTATGGCAATGGGAAGCCTGTCTAATGCCGGTATATTCATCGATGATACCCCAGGGGTGAAGATTACTGATATCCGTTCTAAATGCCGTAGGTTAAAGCAGGAGCACGGTCTTGGGATGATCCTAATTGATTATTTGCAGCTTATCCTTGGAAGTGGGCGTTCTGGCGAGAACAGACAACAGGAAGTTTCCGAAATTTCCCGTTCTCTTAAACAGCTTGCTCGTGAATTGCAGGTACCAGTTATTGCATTGTCTCAGCTTTCTCGTGGGGTAGAGCAGAGACAAGATAAAAGACCGATGATGTCTGACATAAGGGAATCAGGAAGTATTGAGCAGGATGCAGATATCGTGGCATTTTTGTATCGTGATGATTATTATGACAAAGAATCAGAAAGCAAAAATATCATTGAAATTATCATTGCAAAGCAAAGGAATGGACCAACAGGAACAGTACAGCTGGCTTTTGTTAAGGAATATAATAAATTCGTTAACTTGGAACGGCGTTTTGATGATCCGTCCATGCCACCAGGCGCATAA
- a CDS encoding adenylosuccinate synthase — protein sequence MSSVVVVGTQWGDEGKGKITDFLSENAEVIARYQGGNNAGHTIKFNGETYKLHLIPSGIFYSEKICVIGNGMVVDPKALLTELKYLHDKGVTTDNLRISNRAHVILPYHLKLDEVEEESKGANKIGTTKKGIGPAYMDKAARIGIRIADLLDREIFEEKLERNLLEKNRLLERIYETEGFKLEDILDEYYEYGQQIKHYVCDTSVVLNDSLDEGRRVLFEGAQGVMLDIDQGTYPFVTSSNPVAGGVTIGSGVGPTKIKHVVGVSKAYTTRVGDGPFPTELDNEIGHQIREVGREYGTTTGRPRRVGWFDSVVVRHARRVSGITDLSLNSIDVLTGIETLKICVAYKYNGEVMDEFPASLKVLAQCEPVFEELPGWTEDITGCKSLSELPANARHYLERVAQLTGIPLSIFSVGPDRSQTNVVHSPWRQN from the coding sequence ATGTCATCAGTCGTGGTTGTTGGAACACAATGGGGAGACGAAGGTAAAGGAAAGATTACTGACTTTTTGTCAGAAAATGCTGAGGTTATTGCTCGCTACCAAGGCGGTAATAATGCAGGTCACACAATTAAATTCAATGGTGAAACATATAAATTACACTTGATTCCATCTGGAATATTCTACAGCGAAAAAATCTGTGTTATTGGTAATGGAATGGTAGTAGATCCAAAAGCGTTGCTAACTGAATTGAAATATTTGCATGATAAAGGCGTTACGACAGATAACTTAAGAATAAGCAACCGTGCTCATGTAATCCTGCCATATCATTTGAAATTAGATGAAGTGGAAGAAGAGAGCAAAGGTGCTAATAAAATCGGCACAACTAAAAAAGGAATCGGTCCTGCTTACATGGATAAGGCAGCTAGAATTGGTATCCGTATTGCAGATCTTCTTGATAGAGAAATCTTTGAAGAAAAGCTTGAGCGTAACCTATTAGAGAAAAACCGTCTTCTTGAGCGCATCTATGAGACAGAGGGCTTTAAATTAGAAGATATTCTTGATGAGTACTACGAATATGGACAGCAGATCAAACATTATGTTTGTGATACTTCTGTTGTTTTGAATGATTCTTTGGATGAAGGCAGAAGAGTATTGTTTGAAGGCGCACAAGGTGTAATGCTTGATATCGACCAAGGTACATATCCATTCGTTACTTCTTCTAACCCTGTTGCTGGTGGAGTTACGATTGGTTCTGGTGTTGGTCCAACGAAAATCAAGCATGTTGTTGGAGTTTCTAAAGCATATACTACGAGGGTTGGCGATGGTCCTTTCCCTACAGAGCTTGATAATGAAATTGGTCACCAAATTAGAGAAGTTGGTCGTGAGTACGGTACAACAACTGGAAGACCTCGCCGTGTTGGCTGGTTTGATAGTGTTGTTGTACGTCATGCTCGCAGAGTTAGCGGCATTACAGACCTTTCTCTGAACTCTATCGACGTTCTGACAGGTATTGAAACACTAAAAATCTGTGTTGCTTATAAATACAATGGAGAAGTAATGGACGAGTTCCCTGCAAGCCTTAAAGTATTGGCACAATGTGAACCAGTATTTGAAGAGCTTCCAGGCTGGACAGAGGACATTACTGGCTGCAAATCACTAAGTGAATTGCCTGCAAATGCACGTCATTACTTAGAAAGAGTTGCACAGCTTACAGGTATTCCGTTGTCTATTTTCTCTGTCGGACCAGACAGAAGCCAAACAAATGTTGTTCACAGTCCTTGGAGACAAAACTAA
- the yycF gene encoding response regulator YycF yields the protein MNKKILVVDDEKPIADILQFNLKKEGFEVHCAYDGNAALEMVEEVQPDLVLLDIMLPQRDGMEVCREIRKKYEMPIIMLTAKDSEIDKVLGLELGADDYVTKPFSTRELIARVKANLRRHQQIPAASEEENESNEIEVGSLIIHPDAYIVSKRGEMIELTHREFELLHYLAKHIGQVMTREHLLQTVWGYDYYGDVRTVDVTVRRLREKIEDNPSHPTWIVTRRGVGYYLRNPEQE from the coding sequence ATGAATAAAAAGATACTTGTAGTAGACGATGAAAAACCAATTGCGGATATTCTGCAATTTAATTTAAAGAAAGAAGGATTTGAAGTTCATTGTGCTTATGATGGCAATGCAGCATTGGAAATGGTAGAAGAAGTTCAACCAGATTTAGTTCTGCTTGATATCATGCTTCCACAGCGAGATGGAATGGAAGTATGTCGTGAGATTCGCAAGAAGTATGAAATGCCCATCATCATGCTAACAGCGAAAGACTCTGAGATTGACAAAGTACTGGGACTTGAGCTCGGTGCAGATGATTATGTCACAAAGCCTTTCAGCACAAGGGAGCTGATTGCCCGCGTTAAAGCGAACTTAAGACGTCATCAGCAGATTCCAGCTGCTTCAGAAGAAGAAAATGAATCAAACGAGATTGAAGTGGGTTCTTTAATCATTCACCCAGATGCTTATATCGTTTCTAAAAGAGGAGAAATGATTGAGCTTACACATCGTGAGTTCGAGCTTCTTCATTATTTGGCTAAACATATTGGTCAGGTAATGACGAGAGAGCATTTGCTGCAAACAGTGTGGGGTTATGACTATTATGGAGATGTAAGAACAGTGGATGTAACTGTGAGAAGGCTGAGAGAAAAAATAGAGGATAACCCAAGTCATCCAACCTGGATTGTAACGAGAAGAGGCGTAGGGTATTACTTGCGTAATCCTGAACAGGAGTAA